One genomic region from Streptomyces sp. NBC_00582 encodes:
- a CDS encoding RNA polymerase sigma factor — protein MEPQPTTDTRTAIETVFRLEFPRVVAAVTRVVRDVGIAEELAQDALVAALEQWPHSGVPDRPGAWLTAAARHRAVDLVRRRENYARKLREIGRSLEDVPPPPEPQDPDAIDDDLLRLVFTTCHPVLSPEARTALTLRLLGGLTTAEIARAYLVPEPTVAQRVVRAKRTLATRNVAFEVPYGPDREARLGSVLDVIYLIFNEGYAATAGDDWLRPALCEDALRLARQLAALMPKEPEVHGLVSLLEFQAARTAARTAPDGTPVLLKDQNRRRWNRMLIARGITALDRAGATSEGAPGPYALQAAIAACHAHAATYEDTDWAAIATLYGLLAARAPSPVVELNRAVAVCLAEGPGPALEIVDALADEPALSGYHLLPSVRGDLLLRLGRAAQARAEFERAAALTRNARERELLLARAAACDA, from the coding sequence GTGGAACCACAGCCCACCACCGACACCCGGACCGCCATCGAGACCGTCTTCCGCCTGGAGTTCCCCCGGGTGGTCGCCGCCGTCACCCGCGTGGTCCGTGACGTCGGCATCGCCGAGGAACTCGCCCAGGACGCCCTGGTCGCCGCCCTGGAGCAGTGGCCGCACAGCGGCGTGCCGGACCGGCCGGGCGCCTGGCTCACCGCCGCCGCCCGCCACCGCGCCGTGGACCTCGTGCGCCGCCGGGAGAACTACGCCCGCAAGCTCCGGGAGATCGGCCGCAGCCTCGAGGACGTGCCGCCGCCCCCGGAACCGCAGGACCCCGACGCCATCGACGACGATCTGCTCCGGCTCGTCTTCACCACCTGCCATCCGGTGCTGTCCCCCGAGGCCCGCACCGCCCTCACCCTGCGCCTCCTCGGCGGTCTGACCACGGCCGAGATCGCCCGCGCCTACCTGGTCCCCGAGCCCACGGTCGCCCAGCGCGTCGTCCGGGCGAAGCGGACCCTGGCCACCAGGAACGTCGCCTTCGAGGTGCCGTACGGACCCGACCGCGAGGCCCGCCTCGGCTCGGTCCTCGACGTCATCTACTTGATCTTCAACGAGGGCTACGCGGCCACCGCGGGAGACGACTGGCTGCGCCCGGCGCTGTGCGAGGACGCGCTGCGCCTGGCCCGGCAACTGGCCGCGCTGATGCCCAAGGAGCCCGAGGTGCACGGGCTGGTCTCCCTGCTGGAGTTCCAGGCCGCCCGCACCGCCGCCCGCACCGCACCCGACGGCACCCCCGTCCTCCTCAAGGACCAGAACCGGCGCCGCTGGAACCGCATGCTCATCGCGCGGGGCATCACCGCCCTGGACCGGGCCGGCGCCACCTCCGAGGGCGCCCCGGGCCCGTACGCCCTCCAGGCCGCCATCGCCGCCTGCCACGCCCACGCCGCCACCTACGAGGACACCGACTGGGCCGCCATCGCCACCCTGTACGGCCTGCTGGCCGCCCGCGCCCCGTCCCCCGTCGTCGAGCTCAACCGCGCGGTCGCCGTCTGTCTGGCCGAAGGACCGGGCCCCGCCCTGGAGATCGTCGACGCCCTGGCCGACGAGCCCGCCCTGAGCGGCTACCACCTGCTGCCCAGCGTCCGAGGCGATCTGCTGCTGCGCCTGGGCCGTGCGGCTCAGGCGCGGGCCGAGTTCGAACGGGCGGCCGCCCTGACCCGCAACGCACGCGAGCGGGAGCTGCTGCTGGCGCGGGCCGCCGCCTGCGATGCGTAA
- a CDS encoding YciI family protein yields the protein MPRFLSLVKIDEASAPAEGPSPELMQRMGELIEEVTKAGVMLDTAGLLPSAQGTRVHWEGGRITVTDGPFTEAKEVVGGYALMQCKDKAEAIEWATRFLKVHEEYWTVTCEVREIAEG from the coding sequence ATGCCCCGTTTCCTGTCGCTCGTGAAGATCGACGAGGCCTCCGCCCCCGCCGAGGGCCCCAGCCCCGAGCTGATGCAGCGGATGGGGGAGCTGATCGAGGAGGTCACCAAGGCGGGCGTCATGCTCGACACCGCCGGGCTGCTGCCGTCCGCGCAGGGCACCCGGGTGCACTGGGAGGGCGGGAGGATCACCGTCACCGACGGCCCCTTCACCGAGGCCAAGGAGGTCGTCGGCGGATACGCGCTCATGCAGTGCAAGGACAAGGCCGAGGCCATCGAGTGGGCCACCCGCTTCCTGAAGGTGCACGAGGAGTACTGGACCGTGACCTGTGAGGTGCGGGAGATCGCCGAGGGCTGA
- a CDS encoding LCP family protein, translated as MTRHEEHGEDGGRTGRRSTVLKAAGLTLAAALVLGIGTAGWAYRHLNDNIRSVDIDQALGDNRPAKSVTTPSASASASASPLPTEAVNILVLGSDSRSGEENQELGGGDSSGARSDTAMVVHIDAGRTSATVVSIPRDTLVTRPSCPLPSGGTSAVAYGVMFNSAYSLGGPVCAVKTVESITNVRMDHYIEVDFSGFAKLVNALGGVTVTTDEDIDDDDSHLHLAAGTHHLNGKQALALARTRHGIGDGSDLGRIGLQQNLVKALLEQIASTNLLTSPTELYGVADAITGSLTTDTGLNSLTELMELGQSLKGLTADEVTTVTMPVVTAPSDPNRVIAEEPAASTLWKSLK; from the coding sequence GTGACGCGACACGAGGAGCACGGCGAAGACGGCGGAAGAACGGGCCGGCGGTCCACAGTGCTGAAGGCCGCCGGCCTCACCCTGGCCGCCGCCCTGGTGCTGGGCATCGGGACGGCGGGCTGGGCCTACCGGCACCTCAACGACAACATCCGAAGCGTCGACATCGACCAGGCGCTCGGCGACAACCGCCCCGCCAAGTCGGTCACCACCCCGAGCGCGTCCGCCTCGGCGTCCGCGTCCCCGCTGCCCACCGAGGCGGTGAACATCCTCGTCCTGGGCTCGGACTCACGCAGCGGCGAGGAGAACCAGGAGCTCGGCGGCGGCGACAGCTCCGGCGCCCGCTCCGACACGGCGATGGTCGTGCACATCGACGCGGGCCGCACCAGCGCGACCGTGGTGAGCATCCCGCGAGACACCCTCGTCACCCGCCCGTCCTGCCCGCTGCCCTCGGGCGGCACGTCGGCGGTGGCGTACGGCGTGATGTTCAACTCCGCCTACTCGCTGGGCGGTCCGGTGTGCGCGGTGAAGACCGTCGAGTCGATCACGAACGTCCGCATGGACCACTACATCGAGGTCGACTTCTCCGGCTTCGCCAAGCTGGTGAACGCGCTCGGCGGGGTCACGGTCACCACCGACGAGGACATCGACGACGACGACAGCCACCTCCATCTCGCGGCCGGCACCCACCATCTGAACGGCAAGCAGGCCCTCGCCCTCGCCCGCACCCGCCACGGCATAGGCGACGGCAGCGACCTCGGCCGCATAGGCCTCCAGCAGAACCTCGTGAAGGCCCTGCTGGAGCAGATCGCCTCCACGAACCTCCTCACCAGCCCCACCGAGCTCTACGGGGTCGCCGACGCGATCACCGGCAGCCTCACCACCGACACCGGACTGAACTCCCTCACCGAACTGATGGAACTCGGCCAGAGCCTCAAGGGCCTCACGGCCGACGAGGTCACGACGGTCACCATGCCGGTCGTCACGGCCCCCTCCGACCCCAACCGGGTGATCGCCGAGGAACCGGCGGCGAGCACCCTGTGGAAGTCGCTGAAGTAG
- a CDS encoding endo-1,4-beta-xylanase, which yields MRSLRTGLSLTSLVAGLALLLTAPAAHAADTPLRDLGTAKGKVIGTAVTGSKLTGAYGDIAGAQFSSLTPGNAMKWGSVEPTQGSFNWTEADQIVAFAQAHNQQVRGHTLVWHSQNPSWLTNGSWTSAQLGTLLQNHISTEVGRYKGKLAAWDVVNEPFNEDGTYRSTLWYNGLGADYIANALTWARAADPAAKLYINDYNVEGVNAKSTALYNLVKSLKERGVPIDGVGLQAHLILGQVPSTLQQNIQRFADLGVDVAITELDIRMTLPSDSAELAQQKADYKAVTAACVAVARCVNLTVWGFTDSDSWVESTFPGQGAATPYDANYAPKPAYYGIAEALGGTSTPPPTGACGASYSVGSQWNTGFTGTVTISCSGASLSSWKVTWTYGAGQRITQAWNAGCTQSGAAVTCVNASYNGTVPDGGSVSFGFNASWSGSNPVPTVTLG from the coding sequence ATGAGATCTCTGAGAACAGGCCTGTCCCTGACCTCCCTCGTGGCCGGCCTCGCGCTGCTGCTCACGGCACCCGCCGCCCACGCCGCCGACACCCCCCTGCGCGACCTCGGCACCGCCAAGGGCAAGGTCATCGGCACGGCGGTCACCGGCTCCAAGCTGACCGGCGCCTACGGCGACATCGCCGGGGCGCAGTTCTCCTCGCTGACCCCCGGCAACGCCATGAAATGGGGCTCGGTGGAGCCGACCCAGGGCTCCTTCAACTGGACCGAGGCCGATCAGATCGTGGCGTTCGCGCAGGCCCACAACCAGCAGGTGCGCGGCCACACCCTGGTCTGGCACAGCCAGAACCCGAGCTGGCTCACCAACGGGAGCTGGACCTCCGCCCAGCTCGGCACCCTGCTGCAGAACCACATCAGCACCGAGGTCGGCCGCTACAAGGGGAAGCTCGCCGCCTGGGACGTCGTCAACGAGCCCTTCAACGAGGACGGCACCTACCGCTCGACCCTCTGGTACAACGGCCTCGGCGCCGACTACATCGCGAACGCCCTGACCTGGGCGCGGGCCGCCGACCCGGCCGCGAAGCTCTACATCAACGACTACAACGTGGAGGGCGTCAACGCGAAGTCGACGGCGCTGTACAACCTGGTCAAGTCGCTGAAGGAGCGCGGGGTTCCGATCGACGGGGTCGGCCTGCAGGCCCATCTCATCCTCGGGCAGGTCCCCTCCACCCTCCAGCAGAACATCCAGCGCTTCGCCGACCTCGGCGTGGACGTGGCGATCACCGAGCTGGACATCCGGATGACGCTGCCCTCGGACAGCGCCGAACTCGCCCAGCAGAAGGCCGACTACAAGGCGGTCACCGCCGCCTGCGTGGCGGTCGCGCGGTGCGTGAACCTCACCGTGTGGGGCTTCACCGACTCCGACTCCTGGGTGGAGAGCACCTTCCCGGGGCAGGGCGCGGCGACACCGTACGACGCGAACTACGCGCCGAAACCGGCGTACTACGGGATCGCTGAGGCGCTCGGCGGTACGAGCACGCCCCCGCCGACCGGCGCGTGCGGCGCGTCGTACAGCGTGGGCAGTCAGTGGAACACCGGGTTCACCGGCACCGTGACGATCTCCTGCTCGGGTGCCTCGCTGTCGTCCTGGAAGGTGACCTGGACGTACGGCGCCGGACAGCGGATCACCCAGGCCTGGAACGCCGGCTGCACCCAGTCGGGGGCCGCCGTGACCTGCGTGAACGCCTCGTACAACGGGACGGTTCCGGACGGGGGTTCGGTGAGCTTCGGGTTCAACGCGAGCTGGAGCGGGAGCAATCCCGTGCCGACGGTGACCCTGGGCTGA
- a CDS encoding LacI family DNA-binding transcriptional regulator, with protein sequence MTRSEPAETRPQTATLAEIAREAGVSAPTVSKVLNGRADVAPATRTRVEELLRAHGYRRRRAEATRSPLIDLVFHELESAWAMEVIRGVENVARDAGLSVVLSESAGRLTPGRTWADQVAARRPHGVVLVLSGLDESQRALLTSRTIPFVVMDPAGDPGADVPSIGATNWQGGLAATRHLVELGHRRIGAISGPPQMMCSRARIDGYRAALETAGLPVEQDLVKTGDFHHETGYRLGRELLDRPDRPTAVFAGNDLQALGVYEAARELGLRIPEDVSVVGFDDLPVARWVGPPLTTVRQPLTEMAEAAARLVLELARSTGEETPAATRVELATSLVVRTSTASPPPAGS encoded by the coding sequence ATGACACGCTCCGAGCCCGCTGAAACGCGGCCGCAGACCGCCACGCTCGCGGAGATCGCCCGCGAGGCCGGTGTCTCGGCCCCGACTGTTTCGAAGGTCCTCAACGGTCGCGCCGACGTCGCCCCCGCGACCCGCACCCGGGTCGAGGAACTGCTGCGCGCCCACGGCTACCGGCGACGGCGGGCCGAGGCGACCCGCTCGCCCCTGATCGACCTGGTCTTCCACGAACTGGAGAGCGCCTGGGCGATGGAGGTCATCCGGGGCGTGGAGAACGTGGCGCGGGACGCCGGACTGAGTGTCGTGCTCAGTGAGAGCGCGGGGCGGCTCACCCCCGGGCGGACCTGGGCGGACCAGGTCGCCGCCCGCCGTCCGCACGGCGTTGTGCTGGTGCTCTCCGGGCTCGACGAGTCCCAGCGGGCACTGCTGACCAGCCGCACCATCCCCTTCGTGGTGATGGACCCGGCGGGCGACCCGGGGGCGGACGTGCCGTCCATCGGGGCCACCAACTGGCAGGGCGGCCTGGCCGCCACCCGGCATCTGGTGGAACTGGGGCACCGGCGGATCGGAGCGATCAGCGGGCCCCCGCAGATGATGTGCAGCCGGGCCCGGATCGACGGCTACCGGGCCGCCCTGGAGACCGCCGGGCTGCCGGTCGAGCAGGACCTGGTCAAGACCGGCGACTTCCACCACGAGACCGGCTACCGGCTCGGCCGCGAGCTCCTTGACCGCCCCGACCGGCCCACCGCCGTCTTCGCCGGCAACGACCTCCAGGCCCTCGGAGTCTACGAGGCCGCCCGTGAGCTGGGACTGCGCATCCCGGAGGACGTCAGCGTGGTCGGCTTCGACGATCTGCCGGTGGCGCGCTGGGTGGGGCCGCCGCTGACGACCGTACGGCAGCCGCTCACCGAGATGGCGGAGGCGGCGGCCCGGCTGGTGCTGGAGCTGGCCCGGTCCACCGGGGAGGAGACGCCGGCCGCGACCCGGGTGGAGCTGGCGACGAGTCTCGTGGTGCGCACGAGCACCGCGTCACCCCCGCCGGCTGGAAGTTGA